A window of Choristoneura fumiferana chromosome 8, NRCan_CFum_1, whole genome shotgun sequence contains these coding sequences:
- the LOC141430024 gene encoding uncharacterized protein, with translation MRKRKSLKKGDEDSEGSEPAAEPEEFQDSGEDWTPDADSNEQPGARVGRKRSQQRGPALNNSKKKRKDESSEESEGEGEEDEEGEGEEDEGELDEEEGSDDEKNGSDGNKSDSSQSKDIPKHFHSGNFVLLKSDVKWDGDTVTSKLDELNLWKIDGKALLQKFIPMESSGKILHKCTCVYSGWNVDNRENYYPITEILDRNPRTDSKEICVALDLNDLIKVRDK, from the exons ATGCGTAAACGTAAGTCTCTTAAGAAAGGTGACGAAGACTCTGAAGGCTCTGAACCTGCAGCCGAGCCAGAAGAATTCCAAGACTCAGGAGAAGATTGGACGCCGGATGCCGATTCG AATGAACAACCTGGCGCGCGTGTTGGCCGTAAGCGCTCACAACAAAGAGGACCTGCTCTGAACAATTCCAAAAAGAAACGTAAGGATGAGTCTTCTGAAGAGAGTGAAGGGGAGGGTGAAGAGGATGAGGAAGGAGAGGGAGAAGAAGATGAGGGGGAGCTTGACGAAGAGGAAGGTTCCGATGATGAGAAGAATGGCTCTGATGGGAACAAGTCTGATTCCAGCCAGTCTAAAGACATACCAAAACATTTCCAT tctGGAAACTTTGTCTTGTTGAAATCTGATGTGAAATGGGATGGTGATACTGTTACATCAAAGCTGGATGAACTCAATTTGTGGAAAATTGATGGGAAGGCACTTCTACAGAAATTTATTCCCATGGAGTCCAGTGGGAAAATATTGCACAAGTGTACTTGTgtt TACTCGGGATGGAATGTGGACAACCGCGAAAACTACTATCCTATTACTGAAATATTGGACAGAAATCCACGCACCGACTCTaaggaaatatgtgtagcactAGATCTTAATGATCTTATCAAAGTAAGGGACAAGTAG
- the LOC141430417 gene encoding gamma-aminobutyric acid receptor-associated protein, which produces MKFQYKEEHSFERRKTEGEKIRRKYPDRVPVIVEKAPKARLGDLDKKKYLVPSDLTVGQFYFLIRKRIHLRPEDALFFFVNNVIPPTSATMGSLYQEHHDEDFFLYIAFSDENVYGHFA; this is translated from the coding sequence ATGAAATTCCAGTACAAGGAAGAGCATTCTTTCGAGAGAAGGAAGACTGAGGGTGAGAAGATACGCAGGAAATATCCGGACCGTGTGCCAGTGATTGTCGAAAAAGCCCCAAAGGCTAGGCTTGGAGATCTCGACAAAAAGAAATATTTGGTGCCGTCTGACCTGACTGTCGGCCAGTTTTACTTCCTGATCAGAAAACGCATTCACCTTCGGCCGGAGGACGCGCTGTTTTTCTTTGTCAACAATGTTATCCCCCCCACCTCTGCGACCATGGGCTCGCTGTACCAAGAACACCACGATGAAGATTTCTTCCTGTACATAGCATTCTCTGATGAAAATGTATATGGCCACTTTGCTTAA